A region of the Sphingobium yanoikuyae genome:
GACGGACAAGGACATGGCTGACCTCAAGGAAAATGGCGATCGGCCGCAGACCTATTCCAGTCCGGCGATCATCGAACGCCGTCGCCGGATATTGGAGGAAACGCGCAAGGTGATCGCCGAACAGGGGATCGCGGCGCTGAGCATGAACGAGATCGGCCAGCGCGCGGGTGTCGCCAAGCGGACCCTCTACAACGCCTTCCAGACCCGCGAGCGCATGATCGCCACCGCGATCCAGGAATATTTCGACGAATATGTCAGCCGCATCGTCTATTCGAGCCCGCCCGGCACGATGCAGCATAATCTTGAACGCATGATTTCGGTCGTCCAGCGGAACCGGAAGATCCGTAATTATATCAAGGCGATCATGGCGCTCTATTTCAGTTCGGATGTCGACCGCGACATCTGGACCGCTATGCACTCGCCCGCCATCCATCATAACAAGCAGTGGATAGAGGCGCTCGACGCCACGAAGCAACTTCAGCCCTGGGTGCAGGTCGACAAGCTGGTCGATGATTTGGTGCGCTTCGAATATGCGACCATCAACGACTGGGCGCAGGGCCGCATACCAGATGACGAGGTGATCGTCCGGCTGGTCAGCAGCTATCTGTCCTGCCTGCTTGGTTCGCTGAAGGGCGCGGCACGCAAGGAGGTCGAGGCGCTGATCAAGGACATTGCCGAGCGCGGCATGGACGCGCTGCCGATGTCGCCCAAGACCAAGACGAAAGCGGCTTGAATCTGCGCCGTGATGCAAATTTCCTTGCATCATGGTGCGCGCCTCGTCTAGGCATGCCCCAGGCCCGACATGGGCATCAGCATGGGAGAGTGAGATGAGCGCGCCGAGCGAAGACCCCGAACTGTTGTTCGAGCAGCGCGCGGATGGCGTGGCTGTCATCACCCTCAACCGGCCGCGCGCGAAGAACACCGTCTCCTTCACCATGTGGGAGCAGTTTTCGGCCGCGTTGGACCGGCTGGAAAATGCGACGCCGGCGCGGATGCTGATATTGTGTGGGGCGGAAGGCTATTTCAGCAATGGCGGCGACGTGAAGCTGCCGCCGGCGCGGGGCGAGGGGGCGTTGCGACTCGCCGCTCGGCTGGAGATGGGGCAGCGGATCATCCGCCGGCTGCGCGCGCTGCCGATCCCGACCGTGGCGGCGGTGGAGGGCGGCGCCTTCGGCGTTTCCTGGAGCCTGGCGATGGCCTGCGACATGATCTTCGCTGCCGACAATGCGCGGTTCGGTGCGCCATTCCTGGATTTCGGGTTGGTGCCCGATGGCGGGGCGGCTTGGTTCCTGACCCGGCAATTGGGGCGGGCACGCGCGGCCGAGATCATCTTTTCGGGGCGGACGCTGGAGGTAGCCGAGGCATTGAGCCTAGGGCTGGTCAGCCGGCTGGTGCCGCCGGGCGAGGCGGTCGCGCAGGCGCTGGCGCTGGGCGCGACGATTGGCGGCGGCAACGCCCATGCGGTCGAACTGACCAAGCGGCTGCTGGATCAGGCGGAAAGCGGCGACCTGTCGGCCAATCATGCGCTGGAACTGGTCTATTGCCATACCTGCCAGGCGGGGGAGGAGGTGCCCCGCGCCCGCGAGGCGTTCAAGGCACGCGCAGCGGCGAAGGCTGCCGCGAAGGGCGCAACTGGGGCGAAGGAATAAGTCATGCAGTTCGACATGCGCAGCCTGCCGATGGCGACCCGCTACAAGATCGTCAATTCGACCATCACCCCGCGCCCGATCGCCTGGATCACCACCCGGTCCGAAGCGGGCGTGGTCAATGCCGCGCCCTACAGCTTCTTCAACTGCGTCGGCACGGAGCCGCCGTTGGTAGCGCTGGGCCTGCTCAAGGAGCCGGTATCGCGCGGCCTGAAGAACACGGCTGCCAACATCGTCGCCACTGGCGAGTTCGTCGTGAACCTGGTGTGCGAGGATGATGCCGAGAAGATGAACCATTGCAGCGTCGATGCGCCGGCCGATGTCAGCGAGATCGACTATGCCGGGATCGAGACCGCGCCGTCGGTGCTGGTCGCACCGCCGCTGATCGCCAGCAGCCCGGTCAGCTTCGAATGCCGGAAGGTCGCGGCGATGGACATCGGCACGATGCAGACGGTGATCATCGGCGAGATCGTGATGGCGCATATCCGCGACGAGTTCATCACCGATCGCGAGCGGGTCTATTTCGACACGCCGGCGATGAAATTGATCGGCCGCACCCATGGCAGTGGCTGGTATGTGCGCAACGGCGACAGTTTCCAGATGGACCGGCCACGCTATGATCCGGCACGGCTGACGGGCAAGGAATGAATTTGAACCCATAGTGCAATATTACTTGCGCTGCCGGGAAAAAGCGTGTCTGTTTCAACGGAAAGGTCGGAGGCGCGATTCCGCGGACTACCGGCCAGATCCGAACAAGAGGCGGCGCAGACCGCCAAACAGGAGTGCGTGATGCCCGGCCCTCTGGACCATCTTGTCGTTATCGAGCTGTCGACCGAAATGCCGGTCGCGATCGCGGGCATGCTGCTCGCCGACCATGGCGCGGACGTGCTGAAGGTCGAGCCCAGGGGCGGCGCCTATTTCGCCCATGAGCTGACCCGCAAGAGCTGGGACCGGTCCAAACGCAGTGTCGAGCTAGACGTGGCCGATGCGGACGACCGGGCAGCGCTGCGCGGACTGCTCGGCGGAGCGGACATCTTCATCCATGCACTGGAGGAGGGAGAAGCGAAGGCGCTTGGCCTGGACGGTGAGAGCCTGGCGCGCGACTATCCGGAACTGATCGTGTCGGCGCTGACCGCCTATGGCGCGGACACGCCCTTTGCCGACCGGCCGCGCGGCGAGGGGCTGGCGGCCGCGCTGCTGGGCACGATGATCGACAAGTCCAGCCCGTTCCGCGAAGGGCCGGTCTATCTGGGGCATCCCGCGCTTCATTATGGTCAGGCGTTTCTGGGCGTGATCGGCGCGCTGACGGCGATCCGTGCGCGACGATCGAGCGGCAAGGGGCAGAAGGTCGAATCCTCGCTGCTCGACGCGATGCTGGCCCAGTCTCCGATGAACAATTGGTGGCAGGAAGACGGTATTTCCTACATCAAGGCAGGGGATTCCGGCGCGGTCGACCGCTTTGGCCGGACCCGGCTGGTGACCGGCATGTTCGAATGCGGCGACGGCCTGTTCCTGCAGATCCATACCGGCGGCCAGGGCGGTTTCAAGGCGGCGATGGACCAGCTGGGCTTTGGCGACCGGGTCTCGGTGGTCAAGGGCGCGGCGGAAATGTCGGTACCGCTGAGCGATGACGAATATCATATCGCCCGCGTCGAGATTTTCGATGCGTTCAAGGCGCGGCCGCGCGCCGAATGGATCGCGCTGTTCCAGGCGGCCGATGTGGCGGCTCTGCCGGTGCTGGAACCGGCCGAAGTGCTGCTGGACGAGCAGGTGGAGTTTGTCGGGCAGCGGATTGCGCTGCCGGACGCGGAATTCGGCACCATCTATCAGGCCGCACCGGCCGTGCGGTTCGATCGCACGCCCTGCGCCGCGCCGCGCCCGGCGCCGGCGATCGGCGCAGACAATGGCGCGCTCGCCCATCTGATCGCGCGCAAGCGGGGCGAACTGGCGGCGGCGGGCAAGCCGCTCGACCGGCCGCTCGAAGGCATCAAGGTGGTGGACTTCTCCTCCTTCTTCGCGGTGGGCTTTGGCGGACGGCTGCTGTCGGACCTGGGCGCCGACGTCATCAAGGTGGAGACGCCCGACGGCGACCAGATGCGGCCGCTGCCCGACTGTTTCGACGCGGCACAGCGCGGGAAGCGCGACATCGTGTTGAACCTGAAGCAGCCCGAGGCGCTGGAAGCGGCGCTGAAGCTGGTGGCTGAGGCCGATGTCGTCACCCATAATCTGCGCCCCGGCAAGGCCGACAAGCTGGGCATCGGCTATGAGGCGCTGTCGAAGATCAATCCGCGCCTGCTCTATGTCTATCTGCCCGGCTATGGCTCCAAGGGGCCAAAGTCGCTGCTCAAGAGCTTCGCGCCCTTGGTGTCGGGCTGGACCGGCCTGCTTTACGAAGGGGGCGGCGCGGGCAATCCGCCGACCCGGTCGGTGTTCGGCAATGAGGATTATAATAACGGCTTCCTGGGTGCGGCGGGCATATTGATGGGGCTGGAGCGGCGCGCGATCAGCGGCGTCGGCGACTATATGGAGATACCCCAGCTCCATTCGAGTCTGTGGACCACGTCCGAGCATTTCCTGGATGCCGACAAGCAGGTCGTCTATGGCTTCCGCCTCGACAAGGATCAGGCGGGCTATAGTGCGCTCGACCGGCTCTATCGCACCAGCGACGGCTGGATCTGCATAGCTTGCCGGCAGGACGGGCGCTTCGCGGCGCTGGCGCAGGCGGTCGGTCAGGCCGGGCTAGTCGACGATCCGCGCTTTGCTTCGCCAAAGGAACGGTCGCTGCATGACGCGGCGCTGCTCGCGGCGCTGGAGCCCTGGTTTGTCGACAAGACGAGCGCGGAGGCCTTCGCCCTGCTCGATGCGGCGGGTGTACCGTGCGAGATACCGGCGGCGAAAAGCTGGGTGCGCGAGGCGCTGTGGCAGGACTGGGCAATGGCCAGCAATCGGGTGATCGAGAATTTCGATTCCATGTATGGCCATGTCCGCCAGTTCGGCAGCTTCATCCATCTGAGCGATACGCCGGGCCATGCGCGCAAGTCCGCGCCGCGGCTGGGCGAGCATACGCGGCAGATATTGGCCGAGATCGGCTATGCGCCGGACGCGATCGACGCGCTGATCGACAGCGGCAAGGCGATGCAGGCGGCGGACGTGACCGGCCGTATCCAGTCGCGCGTCTCGGCCGCCTGAACCAACAACAGATAATCGGGAAGAGGAACCCAAAGGGTGCAGTTGAACCTTCGTTACGACATGAACCGGCCGGATTTCGGCGCGCCGCATCCCGTGCTCTACCGCACTGCGATCAAGCAGGCGCAATGGGCCGACAAGCTGGGATTCACGCAGGTGTTCCTGGCCGAGCATCATGGTGCGGAGGGCGGCTATTGCCCGTCCTCCATGGTGCAGGCGGCGTCGATCCTGGGCGCGACGGAGAATATCGTCGCGCATCTGTCGGCACTGGTCGTCACCATGCACGATCCGCTGCGGCTGGCCGAGGATCTGGCGGTGCTGGACAATATCGCGCCCGGCCGTGTGTGGCTGACCGCCGGCATGGGCTATCGCCCGCATGAGTTCGAGATGTTCGGCAAGGACATCAGCAAGCGGCTGGCGATCATGAACGAGGCGATGGCCACGCTGAAGCAGGCCTGGACAGGTGAGCCTTTTGAATTTCGCGAGCGCACCGTGCGGGTGACGCCGGCCCCGGCGAGCCCGGGTGGCCCGAAAATCTACATGGGCGGGTCGACCGACAAGTCGGCGATCCGCGCGGCCAAGGGTGGCTATCAATATTTCCCCGGCCATCCCGACCTCTTCACCCTCTACAAGGAAGAGCGGGAAAAGGCCGGCTTCCCGCCGCCCGAGGAACTGCGCAAGCCGGCGGCCAGCTTCCTCTATGTCTCCGACGATCCGGACCGCGACTGGCCGCTGGTGGCGCCGCATGTCGCCTATGCGACCAACGCCTATGCCGAATGGGCCAAGGAGCGCGGCACCGGCCAGACACGCTACCAGCCCGCCGAGACGATCGAGGGGCTGAAGGCGATGCCTAACATCAAGGTGCTGACGCCCGACGAATGTTTTGAATATCTGAAAGGATTGGGCCGGGGCACCGCCGTCACCTTCCACGCGCTGCTGGGCGGGCTGGACCCCGAAGTGTCGTGGCGCAGCCTGCGCCTGTTCGAGAAGGAAGTGCTGCCGCGCCTGCGTGCCGAGCCGGGCCTGCTGGAAAATCCGGGAGAATGAGCATGGAAGAACGCAATCGTCGCGGCACGCTGGCCGCCATGCTGGCGCTGCCGATCGGCATGGCCGCGGCTGCCGAAGCATCGGCCGCCGCGCCCAGGGGAAAGGCAAGCGGCATGGACATGGCCCAGCGGCTGGACATCATCGAGTCCAGGCAGGCGATCACCGAACTCCTCTATGCCTATGCGCGGGCCAATGACCGGGCGGACGAGGCGCTGCTGCGATCGCTCTTCTGGCCGGAATCGACGCACAAGCATGGCAAGTTCGAGGGCAAGTCGTCCGATTTCGTCGGCTTCGCGTTCAAGATCGTGTCGACGCTGAAATATGCCTGCCACCACATCACCAATGTCTCGGTCGATGTGAAGGGGGACAAGGCTTTTTCTGAATGCTATTATTTCGCGCAGCATCGGCGCGACCGCAAGGAAGGCGGGGGCGAGGAGGATGTCTTCTTCCAGGGCCGCTATCTCGACGATCTGGAACGGCGAAACGGGGTGTGGAAGATCATCCGTCGCCGGGGCCTGTCCGACTATACCTCGCCGCCCGAACCGGCGCAGACGTCCTATGCCGACTGGCCGGCGGGACAGCATAGCGAGAAATATCCGAGCGACGACTATTACAAGATGCGCCAGCAGTTTCTGGGCAGCTGATCCGTGCGGGCGCTGATGTGCGAGGCGCATGGCGCGCCCGAGCAACTGGCGTTCCGTGATGTACCCGTGCCCCAGCCGGGGCCGGGCGAGATCAGGCTGGCGGTGCGGGCGGCGAGCGTCAATTTCCCCGACGCGCTGATGATCCAGAATCTCTACCAGACCAAGCCGCCCTTGCCCTTCATCCCCGGCGGCGAGGCGGCAGGCGTGGTCGATGCGATCGGCGAGGGCGTCAGCGGTTTTCGGATCGGCGACCGGGTGGCGGCGATCCCGTTCCAGGGCGCGTTTGCCGAGCAGGCGGTGGCGCCGGCTTTCCGCACCAGCATCATTCCCGATGCGATGGGCTTCGACGTCGCGGCCGGTTTCACCATGGTCTATGCGACGGCGCTGCACGGGCTGCGCCAGCGCGGGCGGTTGCAGGCCGGCGAGACGCTGCTGGTGCTGGGCGCGGCGGGCGGCGTGGGACTGGCGGCGGTGGAGATCGGCAAGCGCATGGGTGCGCGGGTGATCGCGGCGGCCTCCAGCGCGGAAAAGCTGGATCTGGCGCGGGCGCATGGCGCGGACGAGACGGTGAATTATGCGCAGGTCGACATCAAGCAGGCGGTGAAGGCGCTGGCCGGGGAGCGCGGCGTCGATGTGATCTTCGATCCGGTCGGTGGCGATCTGGCCGAGCCGGCCTTTCGCACCATGGGCTGGGACGGGCGCTATCTGGTGGTCGGCTTTGCCGCCGGGACCATTCCCGCGATCCCGTTGAACCTGCCGCTGGTGAAGACGGCGTCGATCGTCGGCGTGACATGGGGGATGCACAGCCGGCGCGAGCCGGACATCCATGCCGCCAATATGGCGCAGCTTTATGACTGGTATGAACAGGGCGGATTGCGGCCGGCGATCGGCGCGCGGTTCGCCTTTGACGAGAGCCGGGAAGCGATCCGCTGGATCATGGATCGCAAGGCGCAGGGCAAGGTGGTGATCGAGATGGCCTGATCGGGTCATCACAGGGTCAGGCTCAGGTCATTGCCGCGAAGTTCACACCGTTGATCATCGAGAATTTGGGCGTTTTGCGGCGCAAACGCGCCGCCAAAGTCACGCCGACGCGACAGTCACGCGACATTGGGGTCACGCCCGCGCGTCTGTGACGCGACACGAACGCGCCCCTTGGGTCACGCATGGCATTGAAGCAGATCGGCAATTCCATCGCGGAGTATGGAGCAGAAAAGCGCCATGTAGGAAAGTGGTGCGTCAGCTGGCCGGCCAGTTGGCGAGTGGGGCGCCGGCGATGGCGGTGCGGGCCTGGACGATCATGCCCTTGCCGCGCGAGACCACATAGAGGGTGCGCCGATCCGGCCCGCCCCAGCAGAGATTGGTCGGCATGGCGATCTTTTCGCCGACGGGATCATGCAGGATGTCGATCTGCCGGCCCTGCGGCGTCAGCGCGACCAGCCGGTTGGAAAAGGGCAGGGTGATCCAGAGATTGTCGGCCATGTCGAAGGCGATGCCGTCGCAATAACCCAGCGCCGCCTTTTCCTGCGGCGGCAGCGCGAGGATGGCCTTGACCGTCTGGTCGGGGACGACGGTGCCGAGTTGCGGGCCGAAATCCTGCGGGTCGGCAAGGGTGCCGTCGGCGTTGCGGTGCCAGCGGCGGATGCGCCCTTCGGCCGTCAGCGAGGCATAGAGATGGCGTTCGTCCCGGTCGAGGCAGAGGCCGTTGACCCCGCGCAGGTCGCGCGCGACGATCGCGGCGCTGCCGTCGGGCCGGACCATGTAGATGAAGCCGGCCGGCGTGGTGGTGCCGATATTGGCGACCGGACCCCAACTGCTGTGGGTGCAATAGATGCTGCCGTCCCGCGCGGTGGCGGGGCCGTTGGAGGCGACCAACTGGCGCCCCTCCAGTTCCGAAACGAGCGTTTCGACCGCGCCGGTTTCAAGCGTGATGCGCTGGAGCGGGCCGGGCTGCTGTTTGAGCAGGCCCATATTCGCGACGATCACGCGGCCCTGCGCATCGACGGCGACGCCATTGGCGGCGAGCGGGGCGCCAACCTGCCGCAGCGGCTGGCCGGGCGCCAGAACGCCGATCGCGCCGCCGCTGTTGGACAGGAACAGGCGGCCGTCGGGGGCGCTGGCGACGCCCTCGGCATGGTCGAGCCCGTCGATGACCAGGCTGAAATCGGCCGGGGTCAGGGGCGCCGGGACCGTGGAGGCACGCGACGGGCCGGCGCGGGTGCAGCCGGCGAGCGCGAGTGCCGCGCCGCCGAGCAGGGCCGTGCGCCGGTCGACCGCCCTGTCAGCGGCCATCTTCAGCGCACCGGCGCGAAGCCGGCGATGCGGTGATCGCCCGCCTCGACCGGGCGGAAGCGCAGGCTCATGCCGCAGGCCGGATCGACGCCTTCATCATCGACTAATATGCCCGCGATCCGCACGCCCGGCGCATCGTCGGGCTCGAACAGGATGACGGTGTAGGGGACCTCAGCCTTGTGGTCGCCGGGCAGCAGGCTGCGGATCACGGTGGTGAAGCTATAGGCCTTGCCCTCGGCCGAAACCGGGCGCCATTCCAGCACGGCATCGGGTTTTCCGGGAACGACCTCGGGTGGATACCAGACCCATTCGCCGGTTTCGGCGTCGGCGGTGATGCGCAGTTCGCCGGCATCGAGGCCGTCGTAAAAGCCCTGGAACAGCGGGTCTTCCAGATGGACGGGATAGATGGGAATGCCCATGGTCAGTCCCTCGCAAGGATGGTGGTGGAATGATTATTGCCGCCCAGGCCCGCGACGGCGCAGAGGCGGGCATCGGGCACCTGACGATCGCCCTCCTGCCCGCGCAGCTGGCGCACCGCCTCGATCAGCAGGTTGATGCCGGGGACATAGCCGCCCGACATATGGCCGCCGCTGGTGTTGACCGGCATCCGGCCGCCCGGCTTCGCATGGCCGGCAGCGTAGAAGCGCGCGCCTTCGCCGCGATCGCACAGGCCCAGCATCTCGGTCTGGACGATCGCCGAGATGGAGAAGCCGTCATAGACCTGAGCCAGGTTCAGATCCTTGGGATCGACGCCGGCCATGGCATAGGCCTGCGCCGCCGAGTCCCAGCCGGGATAGTCGAAGGTGCAGGGTTTCTGGGTGAACAGCACGCCATGGGGATAGTTGTTATAGCCGATGCCGAGGCCCTGCACCGATATCACCGGATGGGGCAGGTCGCGGGCGGCCTCCACCGCGCTCACCACATAGGCGCCGCCGCCATCGGTGGTGAGGCAGCAGTCGGCGACGCGCAGCGGGGTCGAGATCATCGGCGTCTGGCGATAGGCGTCGAGGTCCATCGGATCGCGCTTCTGGGCGCTGGGGGTCAGCGCCGCCCAGGCGCGGTAGGTCATCGAGACCGAGGCCAGTTCCTCCTCGCTCATGCCGAATTCATGGGCATAGCGATTGGCCATGGTCGCGAAATAGGTGGGCTGGCCGAAGAAGCCGGCGGGCATTTCCAGCCCCGCCTTCTGCGGCTCGCGCGCGTGGAAGCCATAGACGCCGCCCGGCTTGGTCGAGCGGATGGCATAGGGGACGAGGACATGGCGGGCGAGCCCGGCCTCGATCGCCAGTTGCGCCAGCCGCAGCGCGTCACCCGTGGTGGCGGTGCCGCCCGCCGTGTCGGCAACGGCAGTGAAGCGCCGGGTCGCGGCGCCGATCGCATGGGCAACCTCCTCCGACGGATGGCCGACATATTTGTTGCTGACATGGCCGTCGATATCGGCGGGAGTGAGGCCCGCATCGGCGATCGCGGCCAGGCTGGCGCGGGTCATCATCTGCATCACCGTTTCCTCGCCCTTGCGCAGGAAAGCGGTTTCGCCAATGCCGGTGATGGCGATCTTGTTGCCCTTCATCATGCGTCCTTGAACCCCTTGCCCTGTGCCACCAGTCGCTCGATCAGCGGGGAGGGGGTGAAGGCGGCGCCATGTGCAGCCTCCAGTGCCCGGAGTCGGTCGAGGACGGTGGGAAGCCCCTGGAGATCGGCCCAGAACATCGGGCCGCCGCGATATTTCGGCCAGCCATAGCCGGTGATCCAGACGATATCGATGTCGGACGCGCGCGAGGCGATGCCTTCGTCGAGGATGCGGGCGCCCTCATTCACCATGGCGAAGAGGATGCGATCCTGGATTTCCGCGTCGCTGATGTCGCGGCGGGTGATGCCCTGCTTCGCGGCGAAATCCTCGATCACCTGCATCGCGACCGGCGAGGGGGTCTGCTTGCGGTTGTCGTCATAGTCGTAGAAGCCGCCCTTCGTCTTCTGTCCGTGGCGGCCCATTTCGTTGAGGATTTCGCGGACATTGGCGGAACTGGTGGTCTTGGGGTTCCAGCCAACATCGAGCCCGACCAGGTCGCGCATCTGGAAATGGCCCATGGCAAAGCCGAAGTCGTACAGTATCTTGTCGACCGCCCAGGGCGTGGCCCCTTCGAGGATCAACTGGTCCGCCTGGACATTGCGGGCGGCGAGGATGCGGTTGCCGACGAAACCATAGCCATTGCTGACCAGCACGCCGATCTTGCCGATCGTCTTGGCGAGTTTCATGGCGGTGGCGATGGTTTCCGGCTTCGTGTCCTTGGTGCGGACCACTTCCAGCAGCTTCATGACATTGGCCGGCGAGAAGAAATGGAGGCCGACGACGCTGTCGGGCCGGCTGGTGGCGGCGGCGATGTCGTCAATGTCGAGATAGGAGGTGTTGGTGGCGAGGATGGCGCCGGGCTTGGCGATCCTGTCGAGCTTGGCGAACACCTCGCGCTTGACGTCGATCTGCTCGAACACCGCTTCGATGATGAGGTCGCAATCGGCCAGATCTTCCATCGCGATCGATCCGGTGAGCAGGCCCATGCGCGTGTCGACATCCTCGGGCTTCATCTTGCCCTTCCTGGCGGTCGTCTCATAATTGCCGCGGATGATGCGCAGGCCGCGGAACAGCGCGTCCTCGTTGGTCTCGACCAGGGTGACGGGGATGCCGGCATTGGCGAAGTTCATCGCGATGCCGCCGCCCATGGTGCC
Encoded here:
- a CDS encoding enoyl-CoA hydratase/isomerase family protein; protein product: MSAPSEDPELLFEQRADGVAVITLNRPRAKNTVSFTMWEQFSAALDRLENATPARMLILCGAEGYFSNGGDVKLPPARGEGALRLAARLEMGQRIIRRLRALPIPTVAAVEGGAFGVSWSLAMACDMIFAADNARFGAPFLDFGLVPDGGAAWFLTRQLGRARAAEIIFSGRTLEVAEALSLGLVSRLVPPGEAVAQALALGATIGGGNAHAVELTKRLLDQAESGDLSANHALELVYCHTCQAGEEVPRAREAFKARAAAKAAAKGATGAKE
- a CDS encoding TetR/AcrR family transcriptional regulator, which gives rise to MTTDKDMADLKENGDRPQTYSSPAIIERRRRILEETRKVIAEQGIAALSMNEIGQRAGVAKRTLYNAFQTRERMIATAIQEYFDEYVSRIVYSSPPGTMQHNLERMISVVQRNRKIRNYIKAIMALYFSSDVDRDIWTAMHSPAIHHNKQWIEALDATKQLQPWVQVDKLVDDLVRFEYATINDWAQGRIPDDEVIVRLVSSYLSCLLGSLKGAARKEVEALIKDIAERGMDALPMSPKTKTKAA
- a CDS encoding thiolase family protein, encoding MMKGNKIAITGIGETAFLRKGEETVMQMMTRASLAAIADAGLTPADIDGHVSNKYVGHPSEEVAHAIGAATRRFTAVADTAGGTATTGDALRLAQLAIEAGLARHVLVPYAIRSTKPGGVYGFHAREPQKAGLEMPAGFFGQPTYFATMANRYAHEFGMSEEELASVSMTYRAWAALTPSAQKRDPMDLDAYRQTPMISTPLRVADCCLTTDGGGAYVVSAVEAARDLPHPVISVQGLGIGYNNYPHGVLFTQKPCTFDYPGWDSAAQAYAMAGVDPKDLNLAQVYDGFSISAIVQTEMLGLCDRGEGARFYAAGHAKPGGRMPVNTSGGHMSGGYVPGINLLIEAVRQLRGQEGDRQVPDARLCAVAGLGGNNHSTTILARD
- a CDS encoding SMP-30/gluconolactonase/LRE family protein, with amino-acid sequence MAADRAVDRRTALLGGAALALAGCTRAGPSRASTVPAPLTPADFSLVIDGLDHAEGVASAPDGRLFLSNSGGAIGVLAPGQPLRQVGAPLAANGVAVDAQGRVIVANMGLLKQQPGPLQRITLETGAVETLVSELEGRQLVASNGPATARDGSIYCTHSSWGPVANIGTTTPAGFIYMVRPDGSAAIVARDLRGVNGLCLDRDERHLYASLTAEGRIRRWHRNADGTLADPQDFGPQLGTVVPDQTVKAILALPPQEKAALGYCDGIAFDMADNLWITLPFSNRLVALTPQGRQIDILHDPVGEKIAMPTNLCWGGPDRRTLYVVSRGKGMIVQARTAIAGAPLANWPAS
- a CDS encoding flavin reductase family protein, which codes for MQFDMRSLPMATRYKIVNSTITPRPIAWITTRSEAGVVNAAPYSFFNCVGTEPPLVALGLLKEPVSRGLKNTAANIVATGEFVVNLVCEDDAEKMNHCSVDAPADVSEIDYAGIETAPSVLVAPPLIASSPVSFECRKVAAMDIGTMQTVIIGEIVMAHIRDEFITDRERVYFDTPAMKLIGRTHGSGWYVRNGDSFQMDRPRYDPARLTGKE
- a CDS encoding CaiB/BaiF CoA-transferase family protein, giving the protein MPGPLDHLVVIELSTEMPVAIAGMLLADHGADVLKVEPRGGAYFAHELTRKSWDRSKRSVELDVADADDRAALRGLLGGADIFIHALEEGEAKALGLDGESLARDYPELIVSALTAYGADTPFADRPRGEGLAAALLGTMIDKSSPFREGPVYLGHPALHYGQAFLGVIGALTAIRARRSSGKGQKVESSLLDAMLAQSPMNNWWQEDGISYIKAGDSGAVDRFGRTRLVTGMFECGDGLFLQIHTGGQGGFKAAMDQLGFGDRVSVVKGAAEMSVPLSDDEYHIARVEIFDAFKARPRAEWIALFQAADVAALPVLEPAEVLLDEQVEFVGQRIALPDAEFGTIYQAAPAVRFDRTPCAAPRPAPAIGADNGALAHLIARKRGELAAAGKPLDRPLEGIKVVDFSSFFAVGFGGRLLSDLGADVIKVETPDGDQMRPLPDCFDAAQRGKRDIVLNLKQPEALEAALKLVAEADVVTHNLRPGKADKLGIGYEALSKINPRLLYVYLPGYGSKGPKSLLKSFAPLVSGWTGLLYEGGGAGNPPTRSVFGNEDYNNGFLGAAGILMGLERRAISGVGDYMEIPQLHSSLWTTSEHFLDADKQVVYGFRLDKDQAGYSALDRLYRTSDGWICIACRQDGRFAALAQAVGQAGLVDDPRFASPKERSLHDAALLAALEPWFVDKTSAEAFALLDAAGVPCEIPAAKSWVREALWQDWAMASNRVIENFDSMYGHVRQFGSFIHLSDTPGHARKSAPRLGEHTRQILAEIGYAPDAIDALIDSGKAMQAADVTGRIQSRVSAA
- a CDS encoding NADPH:quinone oxidoreductase family protein, whose translation is MRALMCEAHGAPEQLAFRDVPVPQPGPGEIRLAVRAASVNFPDALMIQNLYQTKPPLPFIPGGEAAGVVDAIGEGVSGFRIGDRVAAIPFQGAFAEQAVAPAFRTSIIPDAMGFDVAAGFTMVYATALHGLRQRGRLQAGETLLVLGAAGGVGLAAVEIGKRMGARVIAAASSAEKLDLARAHGADETVNYAQVDIKQAVKALAGERGVDVIFDPVGGDLAEPAFRTMGWDGRYLVVGFAAGTIPAIPLNLPLVKTASIVGVTWGMHSRREPDIHAANMAQLYDWYEQGGLRPAIGARFAFDESREAIRWIMDRKAQGKVVIEMA
- a CDS encoding nuclear transport factor 2 family protein; the encoded protein is MEERNRRGTLAAMLALPIGMAAAAEASAAAPRGKASGMDMAQRLDIIESRQAITELLYAYARANDRADEALLRSLFWPESTHKHGKFEGKSSDFVGFAFKIVSTLKYACHHITNVSVDVKGDKAFSECYYFAQHRRDRKEGGGEEDVFFQGRYLDDLERRNGVWKIIRRRGLSDYTSPPEPAQTSYADWPAGQHSEKYPSDDYYKMRQQFLGS
- a CDS encoding Zn-ribbon domain-containing OB-fold protein, yielding MGIPIYPVHLEDPLFQGFYDGLDAGELRITADAETGEWVWYPPEVVPGKPDAVLEWRPVSAEGKAYSFTTVIRSLLPGDHKAEVPYTVILFEPDDAPGVRIAGILVDDEGVDPACGMSLRFRPVEAGDHRIAGFAPVR
- a CDS encoding LLM class flavin-dependent oxidoreductase, which encodes MQLNLRYDMNRPDFGAPHPVLYRTAIKQAQWADKLGFTQVFLAEHHGAEGGYCPSSMVQAASILGATENIVAHLSALVVTMHDPLRLAEDLAVLDNIAPGRVWLTAGMGYRPHEFEMFGKDISKRLAIMNEAMATLKQAWTGEPFEFRERTVRVTPAPASPGGPKIYMGGSTDKSAIRAAKGGYQYFPGHPDLFTLYKEEREKAGFPPPEELRKPAASFLYVSDDPDRDWPLVAPHVAYATNAYAEWAKERGTGQTRYQPAETIEGLKAMPNIKVLTPDECFEYLKGLGRGTAVTFHALLGGLDPEVSWRSLRLFEKEVLPRLRAEPGLLENPGE